A stretch of the Deltaproteobacteria bacterium genome encodes the following:
- a CDS encoding biopolymer transporter ExbD: MGAAIDTGEGGKGKREVNVELNVVPFIDLMSCLTAFLLVTAVWTNLAQISIKPKGIGRDAEKMLDEEPPANISVLLTKEDMWVGVSGLQGDRQQIKNLGEGQYDWEAFEKVLGELKQDARFSRRQDIELAAEDEVSYENIIAAMDSAIASGFRDVGYVDPQSLSVRFKQ, encoded by the coding sequence ATGGGCGCCGCAATTGACACCGGCGAAGGCGGCAAGGGCAAACGCGAAGTCAACGTCGAGCTGAACGTCGTCCCGTTCATCGACTTGATGAGCTGCCTCACCGCCTTCTTGCTGGTCACGGCCGTGTGGACCAACCTGGCCCAGATCAGCATCAAGCCGAAGGGCATCGGGCGCGACGCGGAGAAGATGCTGGACGAGGAACCGCCGGCCAACATCTCCGTGTTGCTCACCAAAGAAGACATGTGGGTCGGCGTGAGCGGCCTGCAGGGCGATCGCCAGCAGATCAAGAACCTCGGCGAGGGGCAGTACGACTGGGAAGCGTTCGAGAAAGTCCTGGGCGAACTGAAGCAGGACGCACGCTTCAGCCGCCGCCAGGACATCGAACTCGCGGCAGAGGATGAAGTCTCGTACGAGAACATCATCGCCGCGATGGACTCGGCGATCGCATCCGGCTTCCGCGACGTCGGCTACGTCGACCCGCAGTCGCTATCCGTGCGATTCAAGCAATAA
- a CDS encoding MotA/TolQ/ExbB proton channel family protein, with the protein MGIVKTISEAFHEGGWGMWPILITSIFIIGIAVERAVYLLKATVDKDKLLALLKSQVMSGNVQGAIKVCSGNPTPLTRIIQAGLMKFNKSDHEVQAAMDEAALRELPQINRRTPYLAMLANFAVMSGLLGTITGMIKSFGSAAGADASRKATLLAEGISEALNCTAFGIGTSLLGLLTFSLLNGKTQAITDDINEVTVQVVNLVTAHRSAMQQ; encoded by the coding sequence ATGGGTATCGTAAAGACGATTTCGGAGGCATTCCACGAGGGCGGATGGGGCATGTGGCCCATCCTCATCACGTCGATCTTCATCATCGGCATCGCGGTCGAGCGCGCCGTCTACCTGCTGAAGGCCACGGTGGACAAGGACAAGCTCCTGGCCCTGCTCAAGAGCCAGGTCATGAGCGGCAACGTGCAGGGCGCGATCAAGGTGTGCTCCGGCAACCCGACTCCGCTCACGCGCATCATCCAGGCCGGGCTCATGAAGTTCAACAAGAGCGATCACGAGGTTCAGGCCGCGATGGACGAGGCGGCGCTGCGGGAACTGCCGCAGATCAACCGCCGCACGCCGTACCTGGCGATGCTCGCCAACTTCGCGGTCATGTCCGGTCTGCTCGGGACCATCACCGGCATGATCAAGTCCTTCGGCTCCGCGGCCGGCGCCGATGCGAGCCGCAAGGCGACCCTGCTGGCCGAGGGTATCTCGGAGGCGCTCAACTGCACCGCGTTCGGCATCGGCACGTCGCTGCTCGGTCTGCTCACCTTCTCGCTGCTCAACGGCAAGACCCAGGCGATCACGGACGACATCAACGAGGTGACCGTCCAGGTCGTCAACCTCGTCACCGCGCACCGCTCCGCGATGCAGCAGTAA
- a CDS encoding HEAT repeat domain-containing protein, whose product MKTLGIALAGGLLIALTAGCPKDPYDPDTWIEKLDEPKEAGEALQRLQQLKDPKAIKPLGEFWKSHRHPSKVLRILIELASYQRVDPKTGEVKYGPTYEPAIPYLIEAVDQFDIGDQQSIDDAVVAADALGRAAELGIQSPEAVTTLIAAVKKDIPKLSPGQRVRIGAVRALGYMKDPRAVDLLIDVLTTPPTKQPIKLNAAAANALANQADPKAIQPLLKTMFALPPVYQQVRTALTAIGKPVVPELVKIFKGQHKELNRYAKEQNFANDCDKGQGPNTTCKAPGALKFKAATLLGDFR is encoded by the coding sequence ATGAAGACGCTGGGGATTGCGCTCGCGGGCGGTCTGCTCATCGCGCTGACCGCCGGCTGCCCCAAGGATCCGTACGACCCCGACACGTGGATCGAAAAGCTCGACGAGCCGAAGGAGGCCGGGGAGGCCCTCCAGCGGTTGCAGCAGCTCAAGGATCCCAAGGCGATCAAGCCACTCGGAGAGTTCTGGAAGTCGCACCGCCACCCGTCCAAGGTGCTGCGCATCCTCATCGAACTCGCGAGTTACCAGCGGGTGGATCCGAAAACCGGCGAGGTGAAGTACGGGCCGACCTACGAGCCGGCGATCCCGTACCTCATCGAAGCGGTCGACCAGTTCGACATCGGCGATCAGCAGTCGATCGACGACGCCGTCGTCGCCGCCGACGCCCTCGGCCGCGCGGCCGAACTCGGCATCCAGAGCCCTGAGGCCGTGACGACCCTGATCGCTGCGGTCAAAAAGGACATTCCGAAGCTGTCGCCGGGACAGCGCGTGCGCATCGGAGCGGTGCGCGCGCTCGGCTACATGAAGGATCCGCGGGCAGTCGATTTGTTGATCGACGTACTCACGACACCGCCGACCAAGCAGCCGATCAAGCTCAACGCGGCGGCGGCCAATGCGCTCGCGAACCAGGCCGACCCGAAGGCGATCCAGCCGCTTTTGAAGACGATGTTCGCGTTGCCGCCCGTGTACCAGCAGGTGCGGACGGCGCTCACCGCGATCGGCAAGCCGGTCGTTCCCGAGCTGGTCAAGATCTTCAAGGGCCAGCACAAGGAGCTGAACCGGTACGCCAAAGAGCAGAACTTCGCCAACGATTGCGACAAGGGCCAGGGCCCCAATACGACGTGTAAGGCCCCGGGCGCGCTCAAGTTCAAGGCGGCCACCCTGCTCGGCGACTTCCG